In Methylovirgula sp., a single genomic region encodes these proteins:
- a CDS encoding TPM domain-containing protein — MVSHRAKVSFVWPGARAIFAIAALACALAFVSVAAFAYNFPPLTGRVVDQANIIPDATRQEITQKLADLEQKSGIQLVVATVNSLEDGDIETYANELFRVWKLGEKDKNNGVLLLVAPKEHKVRIEVGYGLEGTLTDALSKIIIVNAITPSFKKGDFGGGISRGVDDIITTLTTDSSDWQPKPQVRADQDDNSSAIGWVLIVGAIFLVVMLGVSPGFRWFFFNVLLNALLSSGGSRGGGDSWGGGGGGGGFSGGGGSSGGGGASGDW; from the coding sequence ATGGTTTCACACCGCGCAAAAGTCTCGTTTGTCTGGCCCGGTGCGCGCGCGATTTTCGCAATCGCGGCGCTCGCCTGCGCCTTGGCTTTCGTCAGCGTTGCGGCGTTCGCCTATAATTTTCCGCCGCTCACCGGCCGCGTCGTTGATCAGGCCAATATCATCCCCGACGCGACGCGGCAGGAGATCACGCAGAAGCTCGCCGACCTCGAACAGAAATCCGGCATTCAACTTGTCGTTGCGACGGTCAATTCGCTCGAAGACGGCGACATCGAGACCTATGCCAACGAACTCTTTCGTGTCTGGAAACTTGGCGAGAAAGACAAGAATAACGGCGTGCTGCTGCTCGTCGCGCCGAAGGAGCACAAAGTCCGGATCGAGGTCGGCTATGGGCTCGAAGGTACGCTCACCGATGCTCTGTCGAAGATCATTATCGTCAATGCGATCACGCCGTCGTTCAAGAAAGGCGATTTCGGTGGCGGCATTTCGCGTGGCGTCGACGACATCATCACGACGCTGACGACGGATTCGTCTGACTGGCAGCCGAAGCCGCAGGTACGTGCGGATCAGGACGACAATTCAAGCGCGATCGGTTGGGTGCTGATTGTGGGTGCCATCTTTCTGGTTGTGATGCTCGGCGTTTCACCCGGCTTCCGTTGGTTTTTCTTCAATGTTCTTTTGAATGCGCTGTTAAGCTCGGGCGGGTCGCGCGGCGGTGGCGATTCATGGGGCGGCGGCGGTGGTGGAGGCGGCTTCTCCGGCGGTGGCGGTTCATCGGGCGGTGGCGGCGCCTCGGGAGATTGGTGA